Proteins encoded in a region of the Elaeis guineensis isolate ETL-2024a chromosome 7, EG11, whole genome shotgun sequence genome:
- the LOC105047901 gene encoding FRIGIDA-like protein 4a, protein MATDVSVTDDRIQKVFDELEAQKNFISNCTLLWKNLSDHFSSLRQTLADRSQALDSRLQALEAESKQTLESLDLREASIPDSESAATALIQERKDAVLAEIETPDAKPPDDLQGILRWYCRRMDPAGLWRFVVSRRRDLAVLRKEIAEAVAGSVDPARLVVDAVADFLDHQTSGGGGSSTGAGADRCWALGMLLRALFDSEGRKAPTVSASMRERAAAVAEAWKEKLGGNKQEEGEGGMGGSEAQLFLQMVVAFGLSSRFQEEFLRKLVLEHASRKEMGKLAPGLGFGEKLADIIDELVKNGKELEAVYFSHEAGLTERFSPAPLLKSYLQSSRKKANAILKNGNHSAGATEESNTAEMSDLRSIIKCVESCHLESKFSIDGLKKRLAQMEKVKADRKKSTAAKKTQGKRTRSTGGTFPPSRPAKASRTFNAPYASYHRSPTVPQLPLARHPYSYPGQGGFDGPASASYGSAHSQSPTVSQQYYMPEEMSGRPSGLPHGSSINYGGGYDYAAPLAAPAQPSYPRQL, encoded by the exons ATGGCAACCGACGTCTCCGTCACCGACGATCGAATCCAGAAGGTCTTCGACGAGCTGGAGGCCCAAAAAAACTTCATCTCCAACTGCACCCTCCTGTGGAAGAACCTCTCCGACCACTTCTCCTCCCTCCGCCAAACCCTAGCCGACCGTTCCCAGGCCCTCGACTCCCGGCTCCAAGCCCTCGAAGCCGAGAGCAAGCAAACCTTGGAATCGCTCGACCTCCGCGAGGCTTCCATCCCCGACAGCGAGTCCGCCGCCACCGCCCTCATCCAGGAGCGCAAGGATGCCGTGCTCGCCGAGATCGAGACCCCCGACGCCAAGCCCCCCGACGACCTCCAGGGGATCCTCCGCTGGTACTGCCGCCGGATGGATCCCGCCGGACTCTGGCGGTTCGTGGTGTCCCGTCGCAGGGACCTCGCCGTCCTCCGGAAGGAGATAGCGGAGGCCGTCGCCGGATCGGTGGACCCCGCCCGGCTTGTGGTGGACGCCGTGGCGGACTTCTTGGACCACCAGACGAGCGGCGGCGGCGGCTCGTCCACCGGCGCCGGTGCCGACCGGTGCTGGGCCCTGGGGATGCTGCTTCGGGCACTGTTTGATTCCGAGGGGAGGAAGGCGCCGACGGTGTCGGCGAGCATGAGGGAGAGGGCGGCGGCCGTCGCCGAGGCGTGGAAAGAGAAGCTTGGCGGAAACAAACAGGAGGAAGGGGAGGGAGGGATGGGGGGTTCCGAGGCCCAGCTGTTTCTGCAAATGGTGGTGGCGTTTGGTTTGAGCTCGAGATTTCAGGAAGAGTTCTTGAGGAAGTTGGTTCTGGAGCATGCCTCGAGGAAAGAGATGGGGAAACTTGCTCCTGGATTAGGATTTGGGGAGAAATTGGCAG ATATTATTGATGAGTTAGTAAAGAATGGAAAGGAGCTTGAGGCTGTATATTTTTCTCATGAAGCTGGTTTGACTGAACGATTTTCTCCTGCTCCTCTTCTGAAGTCGTATCTCCAATCCTCAAGGAAAAAAGCTAATGCCATATTGAAAAATGGGAATCATTCCGCTGGTGCTACA GAAGAATCTAACACGGCAGAGATGAGTGACCTCAGATCCATCATCAAATGTGTCGAAAGTTGCCatcttgaatcaaaattcagTATTGATGGCTTAAAAAAGCGACTAGCACAAATGGAGAAAGTGAAGGCTGATAGGAAGAAGTCTACAGCAGCCAAAAAGACCCAGGGCAAGAGAACACGGTCAACTGGCGGGACTTTCCCCCCTTCCCGTCCTGCCAAGGCATCTAGGACCTTCAACGCTCCTTATGCTTCATACCATCGGTCACCCACCGTACCTCAGCTCCCACTGGCTCGTCATCCATATAGTTACCCTGGTCAAGGTGGCTTTGATGGCCCAGCTTCTGCATCATATGGTTCAGCTCATAGCCAGAGTCCCACCGTATCTCAACAGTATTACATGCCTGAAGAAATGAGTGGAAGACCAAGTGGTTTGCCTCATGGATCTTCGATTAATTATGGTGGTGGATACGATTATGCAGCTCCGCTTGCTGCTCCTGCCCAACCATCATATCCTCGCCAACTATAG